One Chlamydiota bacterium genomic region harbors:
- a CDS encoding BMC domain-containing protein → MSEALGMIETRGFAAMVEAADAMVKAAKVELVSYEKIGGGY, encoded by the coding sequence ATGTCAGAGGCACTGGGGATGATCGAGACGCGGGGGTTCGCGGCGATGGTCGAGGCGGCCGACGCGATGGTGAAGGCGGCGAAGGTCGAGCTGGTGAGCTACGAGAAGATCGGCGGCGGCTACG